A DNA window from Streptomyces canus contains the following coding sequences:
- a CDS encoding pectinesterase family protein, which produces MNLSRHKRGRRTRWPVAAVGGVAALVLAGVGFAAAATVGAGSGDSAAGVKAGTYNLAVAKSGLCMDLVGGSASSGGLVQQWGCSQGQSNQQWTLVDRGSGKFNITSAASKMCLDVPGASTASGTRLQQWGCGTDHANQLWTLKAARDDTFQIVNVNSGLCVSDAKASTASGAAVIQETCTTNSNKRWKLTPVTGGSAPTATASPTTAASGTTITVAADGSGDVKTVQAAIDKVPVNNTKPVTVAIKKGIYRGVVTIPSTKPYVTLKGLGSAASDVVIVENHGASVKKPDGTTYGTFGSATVRVDGHDFSASNLTMSNDYDNTVTTSQALALSLSGDRAVLTNVRLLGHQDTLLVNEAARAYVRKSYVEGTVDFIYGGGIAVFDQSEIHQLGNGGVITAASTPATRAYGFLFYRSNITGDSTGRKSNLGRPWRQDAQVLYRESTIGSSVDTGRPWTDMSTSLWRKARFSEYKNTGPGATVNSDRPQLSDSKAAAYTPAKYLAGSDGWNPMTTTTTSPATGTVCKPTSYGAKGDGRTKDTAALQKAINACAGKGTVELTSGRYLSGALTLAGDLTFTIDSGATLLASQNPEDYPLSGAKRSPLLGASGVRNLTISGAGTIDGQGAPWWAKTWAAIKAGQTQPSRPGLILASDTSNVKITGITLKNAPNVHITLNKVTTAAVDRITISAPSDAPNTDGIDVWSSSGVAVTNSTIDNGDDDIAIASSSAGASHDISLSNCVILHGHGLSIGSFTGGGIYDIDIHDNTLTGTSAGVRIKTARGRGGNVHDVTYRNLTMTDVRTPILITGYYPRVPADGDAAQAITSTTPHYHDITIANVTATGADTAGQIIGVPEQPITGLTLSSVSISAKTGLTVRNATVTTTSTTVKPASGSAFIVQSKATVK; this is translated from the coding sequence ATGAACCTCAGTCGGCACAAGCGGGGCAGACGAACCCGATGGCCCGTCGCGGCGGTGGGTGGCGTAGCCGCTCTCGTCCTCGCGGGAGTCGGTTTCGCGGCGGCTGCCACCGTCGGAGCGGGATCAGGTGACTCGGCGGCCGGTGTGAAGGCCGGCACCTACAACCTCGCGGTCGCCAAGAGCGGGCTGTGCATGGATCTGGTCGGGGGCAGTGCGTCCAGCGGCGGGCTGGTCCAGCAGTGGGGTTGCAGCCAGGGGCAGAGCAACCAGCAGTGGACCCTGGTCGATCGGGGATCGGGCAAGTTCAACATCACGTCAGCCGCCAGCAAGATGTGCCTCGACGTCCCGGGCGCCTCCACCGCCAGCGGGACCCGGCTGCAGCAGTGGGGCTGCGGGACCGATCACGCCAACCAGTTGTGGACGCTGAAGGCGGCGCGGGACGACACCTTCCAGATCGTCAATGTCAACAGCGGTCTGTGCGTCAGCGACGCGAAGGCGAGCACCGCGTCCGGCGCGGCCGTCATCCAGGAGACCTGCACCACCAACAGCAACAAGCGCTGGAAGCTGACCCCGGTCACCGGCGGCTCGGCCCCGACGGCCACCGCATCGCCCACGACCGCGGCCTCCGGCACGACGATCACGGTGGCCGCTGACGGTTCCGGTGACGTCAAAACGGTGCAGGCGGCGATCGACAAGGTCCCGGTGAACAACACCAAGCCGGTGACCGTCGCCATCAAGAAGGGCATCTACCGGGGCGTCGTCACCATCCCGAGCACCAAGCCCTACGTGACGCTGAAGGGCCTCGGGTCCGCCGCCTCCGACGTCGTGATCGTCGAGAACCACGGGGCGAGCGTCAAGAAGCCGGACGGGACGACGTACGGGACCTTCGGCAGCGCGACCGTGCGCGTCGACGGCCACGACTTCTCGGCCTCGAATCTGACCATGTCCAACGACTACGACAACACGGTCACCACGAGCCAGGCGCTGGCGCTGAGCCTGTCCGGGGACCGCGCGGTCCTCACGAACGTGCGGCTCCTCGGCCACCAGGACACCCTCCTGGTCAATGAAGCGGCGCGGGCCTATGTACGTAAGTCCTACGTGGAAGGCACCGTCGACTTCATCTACGGCGGCGGAATCGCGGTCTTCGACCAGTCCGAGATCCACCAGTTGGGCAACGGTGGTGTCATCACCGCGGCCAGCACCCCGGCGACACGCGCCTACGGGTTCCTCTTCTACAGGTCGAACATCACCGGGGACTCGACCGGCCGGAAGAGCAATCTCGGTCGCCCGTGGCGTCAGGACGCGCAGGTGCTCTACCGCGAGTCCACCATCGGGTCGTCGGTCGACACCGGCCGGCCCTGGACCGACATGTCCACCTCCCTGTGGAGGAAGGCCCGGTTCAGCGAGTACAAGAACACCGGGCCCGGAGCGACGGTCAACTCCGATCGGCCGCAGCTGAGCGACTCCAAGGCGGCGGCCTACACCCCGGCGAAGTACCTGGCAGGGTCGGACGGCTGGAACCCGATGACCACCACGACGACGAGCCCGGCCACCGGCACGGTCTGCAAGCCCACCAGTTACGGGGCGAAGGGCGACGGCAGGACGAAGGACACCGCGGCCCTGCAGAAGGCGATCAACGCCTGCGCGGGCAAGGGCACGGTGGAACTGACCAGCGGCCGGTACCTCTCTGGCGCACTGACCCTGGCCGGCGACCTCACCTTCACGATCGACTCCGGAGCGACCCTGCTCGCCTCACAGAACCCGGAGGACTACCCCCTGTCGGGTGCCAAGAGGTCTCCGCTGCTGGGAGCGTCCGGGGTGAGGAACCTCACCATCAGCGGTGCGGGCACGATCGACGGCCAGGGCGCCCCGTGGTGGGCCAAGACCTGGGCGGCGATCAAGGCAGGCCAGACCCAGCCGTCCCGCCCCGGCCTGATTCTCGCCAGCGACACCTCGAACGTGAAGATCACCGGGATCACGCTGAAGAACGCCCCGAACGTGCACATCACCCTCAACAAGGTGACGACGGCCGCCGTCGACAGGATCACGATCTCGGCGCCGTCGGACGCACCCAACACCGATGGAATCGACGTGTGGTCATCCTCGGGCGTCGCGGTGACCAACAGCACGATCGACAACGGGGACGACGACATCGCCATCGCCTCCTCGTCGGCGGGCGCGTCCCACGACATCTCGCTGAGCAACTGCGTGATCCTGCACGGCCATGGACTCTCCATCGGCAGCTTCACGGGCGGCGGCATCTACGACATCGACATCCACGACAACACCCTGACCGGCACCAGCGCCGGCGTCCGGATCAAGACCGCGCGGGGCCGTGGCGGCAACGTCCACGACGTCACGTACAGGAACCTCACGATGACCGATGTCAGGACCCCGATCCTGATCACCGGGTACTACCCGCGGGTGCCCGCGGACGGCGACGCCGCGCAGGCGATCACCAGCACCACGCCGCACTACCACGACATCACCATCGCCAACGTCACCGCGACCGGCGCCGACACGGCCGGGCAGATCATAGGCGTGCCGGAGCAGCCGATCACCGGCCTGACCCTGTCCTCGGTGTCGATCAGCGCGAAGACCGGGCTGACCGTGCGCAACGCCACGGTGACCACGACCTCCACCACGGTCAAGCCGGCCTCGGGCTCGGCGTTCATCGTGCAGAGCAAGGCCACCGTCAAGTAG